One Streptomyces sp. SAI-135 DNA segment encodes these proteins:
- a CDS encoding TetR family transcriptional regulator: MDTTQRTDQQRSADRRRRELLEAADRVVLRDGPQASMNAIAAEAGITKPILYRHFGDKGGLYAALAKRHTDALLDSLRAALDAPADRRERVEATLDTYLAAIEARPQVYRFLMHPAEGSQTGDQGFDVGKHSAPLLRRMGEELGQVIEDRLDLGPGSQLLARVWGHGVVGMMYAAGDWWLGERPCSRAELVRSMADLLWGRLAAAGDKVGGPGF, encoded by the coding sequence ATGGACACCACACAGCGGACCGATCAGCAGCGGTCGGCCGACCGCCGTCGGCGCGAGCTGCTGGAGGCCGCCGACAGGGTGGTGCTGCGCGACGGGCCGCAGGCCTCGATGAACGCAATCGCCGCGGAAGCGGGGATCACGAAGCCGATCCTGTACCGGCACTTCGGTGACAAGGGGGGACTCTACGCCGCTCTCGCCAAGCGGCACACCGACGCCCTGCTGGACTCGCTGCGGGCGGCGCTGGACGCTCCCGCGGACCGGCGCGAGCGGGTCGAGGCGACCCTCGACACGTATCTCGCGGCGATCGAGGCGCGGCCCCAGGTGTACCGGTTCCTGATGCATCCCGCCGAGGGGAGCCAGACCGGGGACCAGGGGTTCGACGTCGGCAAGCATTCCGCGCCCCTGCTGCGCAGGATGGGTGAGGAGTTGGGGCAGGTCATCGAGGACCGGCTGGACCTCGGGCCCGGCAGCCAGTTGCTGGCGCGGGTGTGGGGGCACGGGGTCGTCGGGATGATGTACGCGGCGGGTGACTGGTGGCTGGGGGAACGGCCGTGTTCGCGGGCGGAGTTGGTGCGGAGCATGGCGGACCTGTTGTGGGGGCGGCTCGCGGCGGCGGGGGACAAGGTGGGGGGTCCGGGGTTCTGA
- the def gene encoding peptide deformylase: MRNGSIPGTRGRVRPLTLLGSPVLHEPCGEVSDFGPALATLVEDLFATMYAHEGVGLAANQVGVPLRVFVYDCPDDEEARHLGHVVNPRLVETDGVVVRGPEGCLSLPGLEAGVERHDHAVVEGFTATGEPVTIHGTGFFARCLQHEADHLQGRTYADHLTGRRKRRLMRQVTRSSWHRVSDPT, from the coding sequence ATGCGAAACGGCTCCATTCCGGGCACCCGTGGCCGGGTCCGGCCCCTCACCCTGCTCGGCAGCCCCGTGCTGCACGAACCCTGCGGGGAGGTGTCGGACTTCGGCCCGGCACTGGCAACTCTCGTGGAGGACCTGTTCGCGACGATGTACGCGCACGAGGGGGTGGGCCTCGCGGCGAACCAAGTGGGCGTCCCCCTGCGCGTGTTCGTGTACGACTGCCCGGACGACGAGGAGGCCCGCCACCTGGGTCATGTGGTCAACCCCCGCCTGGTGGAGACGGACGGTGTGGTGGTGCGAGGCCCGGAGGGCTGCCTGTCCCTACCGGGTCTGGAGGCGGGGGTGGAACGCCACGATCACGCGGTGGTGGAGGGTTTCACGGCGACGGGCGAGCCCGTGACGATCCACGGCACGGGCTTCTTCGCAAGATGTCTACAACACGAGGCGGACCACTTGCAGGGCAGGACCTACGCGGACCACCTGACGGGCCGGCGCAAGCGCAGGCTCATGCGACAAGTGACCAGATCCTCTTGGCACCGGGTGAGTGATCCCACCTAG
- a CDS encoding DUF6213 family protein: MNREVTLPLIVDDRGTLQVAAADVSKLLRSLGGRWLHLVEAGSEGLDEDTVAALTIELAKLADRIDVACIAHSSGGAP, from the coding sequence GTGAACCGCGAAGTGACTCTGCCTCTGATCGTCGATGACCGCGGGACCCTCCAGGTGGCCGCGGCCGATGTGAGCAAGCTGCTCCGCAGTCTCGGCGGACGGTGGCTGCACCTGGTCGAGGCCGGTTCGGAGGGGCTGGACGAGGATACGGTCGCCGCGCTGACGATCGAACTCGCGAAGCTCGCCGACCGGATCGACGTGGCGTGCATCGCGCACAGCAGCGGCGGAGCGCCGTAG
- a CDS encoding NUDIX domain-containing protein: MRTSAGLLLFRHTGDGLEVLLGHMGGPFFARRDAGAWTVPKGEYEPASESAWDAARREFQEELGLEPPDGEAVALGEVRQTNGKVVTAWAVEADLDPATVVPGLFSMEWPPKSGRTQEFPELDRVEWFGLDRARAVIVKAQAAFLDRLAEHSA; this comes from the coding sequence GTGAGGACGAGCGCCGGCCTGCTGTTGTTCCGGCACACCGGGGACGGGCTGGAGGTGTTGCTGGGCCATATGGGCGGTCCGTTCTTCGCGCGGCGGGACGCCGGAGCGTGGACGGTTCCGAAGGGCGAGTACGAACCGGCCTCGGAGTCGGCCTGGGACGCGGCCCGCCGGGAGTTCCAGGAGGAGCTCGGCCTGGAGCCGCCCGACGGGGAGGCCGTGGCGCTCGGTGAGGTCCGGCAGACCAACGGCAAGGTCGTCACGGCGTGGGCGGTCGAGGCGGACCTCGATCCGGCGACCGTGGTCCCGGGGTTGTTCAGCATGGAGTGGCCGCCGAAGTCCGGCAGGACACAGGAGTTCCCGGAACTGGACCGCGTCGAGTGGTTCGGCCTCGACCGGGCCCGGGCCGTGATCGTCAAGGCGCAGGCCGCGTTTCTCGACCGGCTGGCTGAGCACTCGGCCTGA
- a CDS encoding ATP-dependent DNA ligase: MLLARLAQVSQDVAATTARSKKIALLAELFRDAEADDVPIVIPYLAGRLPQGRIGVGWKVLGRPVAPAAEPTLTVQAVDALLSELGKVAGAGSQAERARLVGELMGAATEAEQRFLLGLLTGEVRQGALDAVAVEGLAQATGAPPADVRRAVMLAGSLQTVAQALLTDGPPALERFRLTVGRPVLPMLAHSASSVAEAVGKLGACAVEEKLDGIRVQIHRDGDVVRLYTRTLDDITDRLPELTAAALELRGERFILDGEVIAFDEDGRPRSFQETAGRVGSRVDVTTAAEAVPVSPVFFDALSVDDRDLLDLPFAERHAELARLVPEPMRVRRALVSGPEDVHEAEEFLAETLKRGHEGVVVKSLDAPYSAGRRGASWLKVKPVHTLDLVVLAAEWGHGRRTGRLSNLHLGARTADGGYAMLGKTFKGMTDAMLAWQTERLQELAVDSSGYVVTVRPELVVEIAYDGLQRSTRYPAGVTLRFARVVRYREDKRPEDADTVETLLAAHPEVMP, translated from the coding sequence ATGTTGCTTGCCCGGCTGGCCCAGGTGTCCCAGGACGTCGCCGCGACCACGGCGCGCTCGAAGAAGATCGCGCTCCTCGCCGAGCTCTTCCGGGACGCCGAGGCGGACGACGTCCCGATCGTCATCCCGTACCTGGCGGGACGGCTCCCGCAGGGCCGGATCGGCGTCGGCTGGAAGGTGCTGGGCCGCCCGGTCGCCCCGGCCGCCGAACCGACGCTGACCGTCCAGGCGGTGGACGCCCTGCTCAGCGAGCTGGGCAAGGTCGCGGGCGCGGGGTCGCAGGCCGAACGCGCCCGGCTGGTCGGCGAGCTGATGGGCGCTGCCACCGAGGCCGAGCAGCGGTTCCTGCTCGGCCTCCTCACCGGCGAGGTACGGCAGGGCGCGCTGGACGCGGTGGCGGTCGAAGGGCTCGCCCAGGCGACCGGGGCGCCGCCGGCCGACGTACGCCGTGCGGTGATGCTCGCGGGCTCCCTCCAGACGGTGGCCCAGGCCCTGCTCACCGACGGCCCGCCCGCCCTCGAACGCTTCCGGCTCACCGTCGGCCGCCCGGTCCTGCCGATGCTGGCGCACAGCGCCTCCTCGGTGGCCGAGGCAGTCGGGAAGCTCGGCGCCTGCGCGGTCGAGGAGAAGCTGGACGGCATCCGCGTCCAGATCCACCGGGACGGCGATGTCGTACGGCTGTACACCCGCACCCTCGACGACATCACCGACCGGCTGCCCGAACTGACGGCAGCAGCACTGGAGTTGAGAGGCGAACGGTTCATCCTGGACGGTGAGGTGATCGCCTTCGACGAGGACGGGCGCCCGCGTTCCTTCCAGGAGACCGCGGGCCGGGTCGGCTCCCGGGTGGACGTGACGACGGCCGCCGAGGCGGTCCCCGTCTCCCCCGTCTTCTTCGACGCCCTGTCCGTCGACGACCGCGACCTCCTCGACCTGCCCTTCGCCGAACGGCACGCGGAGCTGGCCCGGCTGGTGCCCGAGCCCATGCGGGTCCGGCGCGCGCTGGTGTCGGGTCCCGAGGACGTGCACGAGGCCGAGGAGTTCCTCGCCGAGACCCTGAAGCGCGGCCACGAGGGCGTGGTCGTGAAGTCCCTCGACGCCCCCTACAGCGCGGGCCGGCGGGGCGCTTCCTGGCTGAAGGTCAAGCCCGTGCACACCCTCGACCTGGTGGTGCTGGCCGCCGAGTGGGGCCACGGCCGCCGCACCGGCAGGCTCTCCAACCTGCACCTCGGCGCCCGCACGGCCGACGGCGGCTACGCCATGCTCGGCAAGACCTTCAAGGGCATGACCGACGCGATGCTCGCCTGGCAGACCGAGCGGCTCCAGGAGCTGGCCGTCGACAGCAGCGGCTACGTGGTGACCGTACGGCCCGAACTCGTCGTCGAGATCGCCTACGACGGTCTCCAGCGGTCGACCCGCTACCCGGCCGGGGTCACCCTCCGCTTCGCCCGCGTGGTCCGCTACCGCGAGGACAAGCGCCCCGAGGACGCCGACACGGTCGAGACGCTGCTGGCCGCGCACCCCGAGGTGATGCCGTGA
- a CDS encoding NADP-dependent succinic semialdehyde dehydrogenase: MPIATVNPANGETLKTYEAMGEEEIERRLQLAEATFRTYRTTSFAERARLLNRAAELLDEGGQDIARVMTTEMGKPVKQARAEAAKCAKAMRWYAEHAESLLADEEPAEHDVKDSGASRALVRYRPLGPVLAVMPWNFPLWQVVRFAAPALMAGNVGLLKHASNVPQTALFLEDLFHQAGFTEGCFQTLLVGSGAIDEILRDERVKAATLTGSEPAGRAVAATAGDMVKKTVLELGGSDPYIVMPSADVDRAAEIAVTARVQNNGQSCIAAKRFIVHTDVYDRFAERFVEGMKALKVGDPLEEDTEVGPLASEQGRTDLEELVDDARRSGANVLCGGERPEGPGWYYPPTVVADVSREMRIHREETFGPVATLYRAADLDEAVLIANDSPFGLSSNVWTRDEAEVDRFVRDLEAGGVFVNGMTASHPAFPFGGVKRSGYGRELSGHGIREFCNITTVWHGA, encoded by the coding sequence ATGCCCATCGCGACGGTGAACCCGGCGAACGGCGAGACGCTCAAGACGTACGAGGCCATGGGCGAGGAGGAGATCGAACGCAGGCTCCAGCTCGCCGAGGCCACGTTCCGCACCTACCGCACGACGTCCTTCGCGGAGCGCGCCCGCCTCCTGAACCGGGCCGCCGAGCTCCTCGACGAGGGCGGACAGGACATCGCCCGCGTCATGACCACCGAGATGGGCAAGCCGGTCAAGCAGGCCCGCGCGGAGGCCGCCAAGTGCGCCAAGGCGATGCGCTGGTACGCCGAGCACGCCGAGTCGCTGCTGGCCGACGAGGAGCCCGCCGAGCACGACGTCAAGGACTCCGGCGCCTCCCGCGCCCTGGTCCGCTACCGCCCGCTCGGTCCGGTGCTCGCGGTGATGCCGTGGAACTTCCCGCTGTGGCAGGTGGTCCGCTTCGCGGCGCCCGCGCTGATGGCGGGCAACGTCGGCCTGCTCAAGCACGCCTCGAACGTGCCGCAGACCGCGCTGTTCCTGGAGGACCTCTTCCACCAGGCGGGGTTCACCGAGGGCTGCTTCCAGACCCTGCTCGTCGGGTCCGGCGCGATCGACGAGATCCTGCGCGACGAACGCGTCAAGGCGGCGACCCTCACCGGGAGCGAGCCCGCCGGGCGGGCGGTCGCCGCCACCGCCGGGGACATGGTGAAGAAGACCGTGCTGGAGCTCGGCGGCAGCGACCCGTACATCGTGATGCCGTCCGCGGACGTCGACCGGGCCGCCGAGATCGCGGTGACCGCGCGGGTGCAGAACAACGGGCAGTCCTGCATCGCCGCCAAGCGGTTCATCGTGCACACGGACGTCTACGACCGGTTCGCCGAGCGGTTCGTCGAGGGCATGAAGGCCCTCAAGGTGGGCGACCCGCTGGAGGAGGACACCGAGGTCGGACCCCTCGCCAGCGAACAGGGGCGGACCGACCTGGAGGAGCTCGTCGACGACGCCCGGCGCAGCGGGGCGAACGTGCTGTGCGGCGGGGAGCGGCCCGAGGGGCCCGGCTGGTACTACCCGCCGACCGTCGTCGCCGACGTGTCCCGCGAGATGCGCATCCACCGTGAGGAGACCTTCGGCCCGGTGGCCACGCTGTACCGGGCGGCCGACCTCGACGAGGCGGTGCTGATCGCCAACGACTCGCCGTTCGGGCTGAGTTCCAACGTGTGGACCCGGGACGAGGCCGAGGTCGACCGGTTCGTACGGGACCTGGAGGCAGGCGGGGTGTTCGTCAACGGGATGACCGCCTCGCATCCGGCGTTCCCGTTCGGCGGGGTGAAGCGGTCCGGGTACGGGCGTGAGCTGTCCGGGCACGGAATCAGGGAGTTCTGCAACATCACGACGGTTTGGCACGGAGCGTGA
- a CDS encoding XRE family transcriptional regulator, with protein sequence MSTDDVLAEVGPRLRRLRKDREVTLAALSETTGISVSTLSRLESGLRKPSLELLLPIAQAHQVPLDELVGAPPVGDPRVRSAPLERHGRTFWPLTRQPGGLQAFKVLVPRREEEPELRTHEGYEWLYVLAGRLRVVLGDHDVVMSAGEAAEFDTRVPHWFGSTGEGPAEFLSLFGPQGERMHVRARPRKA encoded by the coding sequence ATGAGTACCGACGACGTTCTCGCCGAAGTGGGACCCAGGCTCAGGCGGCTGCGCAAGGACCGGGAGGTGACCCTCGCGGCCCTCTCGGAGACGACCGGCATCTCCGTGAGCACGCTCTCCCGTCTGGAGTCCGGCCTGCGCAAGCCCAGCCTGGAACTGCTGCTGCCGATCGCCCAGGCCCACCAGGTGCCGCTGGACGAACTGGTCGGCGCCCCGCCGGTCGGCGACCCCCGGGTGCGGTCGGCGCCGCTCGAACGGCACGGGCGCACCTTCTGGCCGCTCACCCGGCAGCCCGGCGGCCTCCAGGCATTCAAGGTGCTGGTGCCGCGCCGCGAGGAGGAGCCGGAGCTGCGCACCCACGAGGGCTACGAGTGGCTGTACGTGCTGGCGGGACGGCTGCGGGTGGTGCTGGGTGACCACGACGTGGTGATGTCGGCGGGCGAGGCGGCGGAGTTCGACACCCGGGTGCCGCACTGGTTCGGCTCGACCGGGGAGGGCCCGGCGGAGTTCCTGAGTCTCTTCGGGCCGCAGGGGGAGCGGATGCACGTGAGGGCCCGTCCCCGGAAGGCGTGA
- a CDS encoding NAD(P)/FAD-dependent oxidoreductase → MTDTYEVIVVGGGAAGLSAALVLGRARRRTLVVDAGEPRNAPAAHMQGFLTRDGMPPAEFLAIGREEVEGYGVELVRGRVTEVAPGFTVTLADGRVVRARRLVLATGLADELPDVPGVAERFGRDVLHCPYCHGWEVRDQAFGVLATSPLSVHQALMVSQWSKDVTLFLHTVAEAELSDDDLRRLAAAGVRVVPGEVAALVVTDDRLTAVRLRDGTTHAREVVFTAPRAVPRNGLLERLGAEFQETPFGSYPVVDGTWRTTVPGVYAVGNAAGFGEQVINAASAGYRAAAAVNGELLMSDLDAAAGV, encoded by the coding sequence ATGACCGATACCTATGAAGTGATCGTTGTCGGTGGCGGCGCGGCGGGCCTGTCCGCCGCCCTGGTCCTGGGCCGGGCCCGGCGTCGCACCCTGGTCGTCGACGCGGGCGAGCCACGCAACGCGCCCGCCGCGCACATGCAGGGCTTCCTGACCCGGGACGGCATGCCGCCCGCCGAGTTCCTGGCGATCGGCCGCGAGGAGGTCGAGGGGTACGGTGTCGAGCTGGTCCGGGGCCGGGTGACCGAGGTCGCGCCGGGCTTCACCGTGACCCTGGCGGACGGCCGCGTGGTGCGGGCCCGTCGCCTGGTCCTGGCGACCGGCCTGGCGGACGAGCTCCCGGACGTGCCCGGTGTCGCCGAGCGCTTCGGCAGGGACGTCCTGCACTGCCCGTACTGCCACGGCTGGGAGGTCCGCGACCAGGCCTTCGGTGTGCTCGCCACGAGCCCGCTGAGCGTGCACCAGGCGCTGATGGTCTCCCAGTGGTCGAAGGACGTGACCCTGTTCCTGCACACGGTCGCCGAGGCCGAGCTCTCCGACGACGACCTGCGCAGGCTGGCCGCGGCCGGTGTCCGGGTGGTGCCGGGCGAGGTCGCCGCGCTGGTGGTGACCGACGACCGGCTCACCGCCGTACGCCTGCGGGACGGCACGACGCACGCGCGCGAGGTCGTCTTCACCGCACCCCGCGCCGTCCCGCGCAACGGCCTGCTGGAGCGGCTCGGCGCCGAGTTCCAGGAGACGCCCTTCGGCAGCTACCCGGTGGTCGACGGCACCTGGCGGACGACCGTGCCCGGGGTGTACGCCGTGGGCAACGCGGCCGGCTTCGGCGAGCAGGTGATCAACGCGGCGAGCGCCGGGTACCGGGCGGCCGCCGCGGTCAACGGCGAACTGCTGATGAGCGACCTCGACGCGGCTGCCGGGGTGTAG
- a CDS encoding acyl-CoA dehydrogenase family protein has protein sequence MAEFTMELNDEQKEVRDWLHGFAADVIRPAAAEWDEREETPWPVIQEAAKVGIYSLDFYAQQYFDPTGLGIPMAMEELFWGDAGIALSIVGTGLAAVGVLANGTEEQIGTWIPQMYGDANDVKVAAFCSSEPDAGSDVASMRTRAVYDEAKDEWVLNGTKTWATNGGIANVHVVVAVVDPELGSKGHASFIVPPNTPGLSQGQKFKKHGIRASHTAEVVLENVRVPGSCLLGGKEKLDQRLARARERAKSGGERVKNAAMATFEASRPAVGAMAVGTARAAYEVALDYAKTREQFGRPIIDNQGVAFQLADMRTSIDAARLLVWRASWMAINGKQFTAAEGSMSKLFASETAKKVTAQAVQILGGNGYTREYPVERMHRDAAIYTIFEGTSEIQRLVIARTLSGMSIR, from the coding sequence ATGGCCGAGTTCACCATGGAGCTCAACGACGAACAGAAGGAGGTCCGGGACTGGCTGCACGGCTTCGCCGCCGACGTCATCCGCCCCGCGGCCGCCGAATGGGACGAGCGTGAGGAGACTCCCTGGCCGGTCATCCAGGAGGCCGCGAAGGTAGGCATCTACTCCCTCGACTTCTACGCCCAGCAGTACTTCGACCCCACCGGGCTCGGTATCCCGATGGCGATGGAGGAGCTGTTCTGGGGCGACGCGGGCATCGCCCTGTCGATCGTAGGGACCGGCCTGGCCGCTGTCGGCGTTCTCGCCAACGGAACCGAGGAACAGATCGGCACCTGGATCCCCCAGATGTACGGGGACGCGAACGACGTCAAGGTCGCCGCGTTCTGCTCGTCCGAGCCGGACGCCGGTTCCGACGTGGCCTCCATGCGCACGCGTGCCGTCTACGACGAGGCCAAGGACGAGTGGGTGCTCAACGGCACCAAGACCTGGGCGACCAACGGCGGCATCGCCAACGTCCACGTCGTCGTCGCGGTCGTCGACCCGGAGCTCGGCTCCAAGGGCCACGCCTCCTTCATCGTGCCGCCGAACACGCCGGGCCTGTCCCAGGGCCAGAAGTTCAAGAAGCACGGCATCCGCGCCTCGCACACCGCCGAGGTCGTCCTGGAGAACGTCCGGGTGCCCGGCTCCTGCCTGCTCGGCGGCAAGGAGAAGCTCGACCAGCGCCTCGCCCGGGCCCGCGAGCGTGCGAAGAGCGGCGGCGAGCGGGTCAAGAACGCGGCGATGGCCACGTTCGAGGCGTCGCGCCCCGCCGTGGGCGCCATGGCCGTGGGCACCGCCCGGGCCGCCTACGAGGTCGCCCTCGACTACGCGAAGACGCGTGAGCAGTTCGGCCGGCCGATCATCGACAACCAGGGCGTGGCCTTCCAGCTCGCCGACATGCGCACCTCCATCGACGCGGCCCGTCTCCTGGTCTGGCGTGCCTCCTGGATGGCGATCAACGGCAAGCAGTTCACCGCCGCCGAGGGCTCGATGTCGAAGCTGTTCGCCAGCGAGACGGCGAAGAAGGTCACGGCGCAGGCCGTACAGATCCTGGGCGGCAACGGCTACACCCGGGAGTACCCGGTGGAGCGGATGCACCGGGACGCGGCGATCTACACGATCTTCGAGGGCACGAGCGAGATCCAGCGGCTGGTGATCGCGCGGACGCTCTCCGGGATGTCCATCCGGTAG